Proteins co-encoded in one Listeria ivanovii subsp. ivanovii genomic window:
- a CDS encoding ROK family transcriptional regulator, with protein MDILRKGNKDLIKDINRYTVLNLIREKGEITRTEIAKKCDFGMSTLTYILDDLQQEGIILEGAETSSTGGRRAKLVRFNKDYGFVVSVKVEEEQLLFALTDLNAKIIENSSIPFSAEKKPEEAIDLIAENVKKMCKNRNMEHLLGVGIAISGLVNRKKGIVIRSTMLGWENVALESMLNVHFPNIPVYVDKNINCYTLAELWLGEGKHSNNFATVSVGAGLGLSVVINRQIYYGSQGGAGEFGHTTIQPGGYKCHCGQKGCLEMYASEFYFRNRGEELKEVYPTSELNDFHFDSVAKSARAGNALATELMGKMGEYLGYGIRNIINTFNPEKVIIVGEGLHHRDLFLTKIDEIASQNFFSGAGFETEITTTSLEDPAWLQGAALLVIHQLFQVPIYEEEQTLLR; from the coding sequence ATGGATATCTTAAGAAAAGGGAATAAGGATTTAATTAAAGATATAAACCGCTACACTGTCCTTAATTTAATTCGTGAAAAAGGAGAAATTACTCGGACGGAAATTGCCAAAAAATGCGATTTTGGGATGTCAACGCTAACGTATATTTTAGATGACCTGCAACAAGAAGGCATCATTTTAGAAGGAGCAGAAACATCCTCTACTGGTGGCAGACGTGCCAAACTAGTTAGATTTAATAAAGATTATGGATTTGTTGTTAGTGTGAAAGTAGAAGAGGAACAACTTCTTTTTGCGTTAACAGACTTAAACGCTAAAATTATCGAAAATAGCTCGATCCCATTTTCAGCTGAGAAAAAACCAGAAGAAGCAATTGATTTAATTGCCGAAAATGTGAAGAAGATGTGCAAAAATAGAAATATGGAACATTTACTGGGTGTTGGAATTGCGATTTCAGGTCTTGTAAACCGTAAAAAAGGGATTGTTATTCGCTCCACCATGCTAGGTTGGGAAAATGTGGCATTAGAATCAATGTTAAACGTCCACTTCCCAAATATTCCAGTATATGTCGATAAAAATATAAACTGCTATACGCTCGCAGAATTATGGTTAGGTGAAGGCAAACATTCGAATAACTTTGCAACGGTTTCAGTAGGAGCAGGCCTCGGCTTGTCTGTTGTAATAAATCGCCAAATTTATTATGGATCTCAAGGCGGCGCAGGGGAATTTGGTCACACAACTATTCAGCCAGGTGGATATAAGTGTCACTGTGGACAAAAAGGTTGCTTAGAAATGTATGCATCTGAATTTTACTTCCGAAACCGCGGAGAAGAACTTAAGGAAGTCTATCCAACATCGGAATTAAACGATTTTCATTTTGATAGTGTAGCCAAAAGTGCAAGAGCAGGCAATGCGTTGGCAACAGAATTAATGGGGAAAATGGGTGAATATTTAGGATACGGAATCCGTAATATCATCAATACCTTTAATCCGGAAAAAGTTATTATTGTTGGAGAAGGCTTGCACCATCGGGACCTATTCTTAACAAAGATTGACGAGATTGCGTCACAAAACTTTTTTTCGGGGGCTGGCTTCGAAACGGAAATCACGACAACTTCTTTAGAGGATCCTGCATGGTTGCAAGGTGCGGCTTTACTAGTCATCCACCAATTGTTTCAAGTGCCAATCTATGAAGAAGAACAAACATTACTACGTTAA
- a CDS encoding GRP family sugar transporter: MNIMIALIPALLWGTVPLIITKFGGSTRQQTVGMTLGALIFAVIVFFFTDPVYTLKTVGISFLTGCLWSVGQMFQLRAFKIIGVSKAMPISTGMQLVGTTLCGVILFHEWDTTLRIILGFIALTLIIGGIFLTSYAEKEEDGSSALKQGLITLVISSAGYVGLVVLIQGFKIDGINAILPQAIGMVLSALIMTSSGGTEKRINKRTLLLVIPGMIWAAGNVAMVHANQLVGVATGFSLSQLGVVISTIGGIVLLKEKKTRKEMIYVIVGVILVVLGGILIGVAKGA, encoded by the coding sequence TTGAATATCATGATTGCGCTGATTCCTGCGTTACTTTGGGGAACAGTACCGCTGATTATTACCAAATTTGGCGGTTCAACAAGGCAACAAACAGTAGGAATGACACTTGGGGCGTTAATTTTTGCAGTAATCGTTTTTTTCTTTACGGACCCGGTTTATACACTCAAAACAGTCGGCATTAGTTTTTTGACAGGGTGTTTATGGAGCGTTGGACAGATGTTTCAATTACGTGCTTTTAAAATAATTGGTGTATCTAAAGCGATGCCGATTTCGACAGGGATGCAGTTAGTTGGAACGACGCTTTGTGGTGTTATTTTATTTCATGAATGGGATACGACATTACGTATTATACTTGGTTTTATTGCTTTGACTTTAATTATCGGCGGTATATTTCTTACTTCTTATGCGGAAAAAGAAGAGGATGGCTCTAGTGCTTTAAAACAAGGCTTGATTACGCTAGTGATTTCATCTGCTGGTTACGTCGGGCTAGTTGTATTAATTCAAGGCTTTAAGATTGATGGGATTAACGCGATATTACCACAAGCGATTGGGATGGTTTTAAGCGCGCTAATTATGACGAGCAGTGGTGGGACAGAAAAACGTATCAACAAACGAACGCTGCTGTTAGTTATCCCGGGAATGATTTGGGCGGCAGGTAATGTTGCGATGGTACATGCTAATCAACTTGTCGGCGTGGCAACGGGCTTTTCGCTTTCACAATTAGGCGTGGTGATTTCAACGATTGGTGGCATTGTACTACTAAAAGAAAAGAAAACAAGAAAAGAAATGATATATGTCATTGTAGGCGTTATTTTGGTTGTTCTTGGCGGAATCTTAATCGGTGTAGCAAAAGGAGCTTAA
- a CDS encoding ABC transporter substrate-binding protein — protein sequence MKKGLLLLMVVVLSVFGLSACGGSSGSSDKTEITYYQFSAPADGKALDEMVKEFEKQNPDIKVKVQTIAYNDYFTKLQTQIAGGDAPDAFELNYETFVQYAEKGVLADLTSYIKEDKDFDPSTLNKEAYDAFKYEDKQYGMVESFSNVVTIYNKDLFDKAGVDYPTADWTWKDEQAAAEKLTDAKNKVWGTSQPVTMNEFYKVAAQNGGSIFNEDMTATTINSPENVEALTHLTSEVTDSKVAPSPSDLSGQLPEDLFMNGQIAMLHTGIWLFDMFQDAPFKWDVQIEAGNTQKATHFFANGIGVSKDSDKKEAAFKFASFMSANEEAAKIRIENNWELPATENKEILQPYLDATPPDNREAVFESLQYMVLPPVVKDWNKISDYTNSEFEKVLNGDSTPEKALKNSEDNINKTMGFK from the coding sequence ATGAAAAAAGGTTTATTATTATTAATGGTTGTTGTCCTGTCAGTATTTGGTCTCTCGGCATGTGGTGGAAGCAGTGGAAGTAGCGATAAAACAGAAATCACGTATTATCAATTCTCTGCCCCTGCTGATGGAAAAGCGCTAGATGAAATGGTTAAAGAATTTGAAAAGCAAAATCCTGATATCAAAGTAAAAGTGCAAACAATCGCTTATAATGATTATTTCACAAAACTCCAAACACAAATTGCTGGTGGAGACGCGCCAGATGCCTTTGAACTTAACTACGAAACATTTGTTCAATACGCTGAAAAAGGTGTGCTTGCGGACTTAACAAGTTATATCAAGGAAGATAAAGATTTTGATCCATCCACATTGAATAAAGAAGCATACGATGCCTTCAAATATGAAGACAAACAATACGGCATGGTAGAAAGTTTCTCGAATGTAGTGACAATCTATAATAAAGACCTTTTTGACAAAGCTGGTGTTGATTATCCTACAGCTGACTGGACTTGGAAAGACGAGCAGGCAGCAGCAGAAAAATTAACGGATGCTAAAAATAAAGTTTGGGGAACTTCTCAACCAGTAACAATGAATGAATTCTACAAAGTAGCGGCACAAAATGGTGGTTCGATTTTCAATGAAGATATGACAGCTACAACGATTAACAGCCCTGAAAATGTAGAAGCGCTAACACATTTGACGAGTGAAGTGACAGATTCAAAAGTGGCACCATCACCATCTGATTTATCTGGTCAATTACCAGAAGACTTATTCATGAATGGTCAAATCGCTATGCTCCACACAGGTATTTGGTTATTCGATATGTTCCAAGATGCACCATTTAAATGGGACGTGCAAATCGAAGCAGGAAATACACAAAAAGCAACTCATTTCTTCGCTAACGGTATCGGTGTTTCTAAAGACTCAGATAAAAAAGAAGCAGCATTTAAATTTGCATCATTCATGAGTGCGAATGAAGAAGCTGCGAAAATCAGAATTGAAAATAACTGGGAACTTCCAGCAACTGAAAACAAAGAAATTTTGCAACCATATTTAGATGCAACTCCTCCAGATAACAGAGAAGCGGTATTTGAATCCTTACAATATATGGTATTGCCTCCAGTTGTGAAAGATTGGAACAAAATCAGTGATTATACCAATTCAGAATTCGAAAAAGTGCTAAATGGCGATTCAACTCCAGAAAAAGCACTGAAAAACAGTGAAGATAATATTAACAAAACTATGGGTTTTAAATAA
- a CDS encoding carbohydrate ABC transporter permease has protein sequence MVGMTRKKTLFWLCIFLLPNLLGFLIFIAIPILGSLGISFTDWDLVSTIHFTGFDNYKRLFNDPEFWKSFRNTVTFIIGYLPSVMILGLACALMLNQKIKLRPFFRAVYFLPVITSWVAVSLVWKWLFNPTYGLINYFLSLIGIVGPNWLTDPQTAMIAVIITSAWKDIGFVMVLFLGGLQNISPSYYEAANMDGASKLRQLFSITIPLLTPTTFFVTIISLINSFQVFDQVMIMTEGGPSGATMTLVQNIYNHAFRYFEMGYASAMSWILFIVIFIITIIQNKLQKRWSNY, from the coding sequence ATGGTTGGTATGACTAGGAAGAAAACTCTCTTTTGGCTGTGTATTTTCTTATTGCCCAATTTACTTGGTTTTCTTATTTTTATCGCAATTCCAATCCTAGGCTCACTCGGTATTAGTTTTACCGATTGGGACCTAGTTAGTACAATTCACTTTACCGGATTTGACAATTATAAAAGATTATTTAATGATCCGGAATTTTGGAAGTCATTTAGAAATACTGTCACATTTATTATTGGTTACTTGCCTAGTGTCATGATTCTTGGATTAGCGTGTGCATTAATGCTAAATCAAAAAATTAAACTTAGACCATTTTTTCGAGCGGTGTACTTCCTACCAGTAATTACTTCTTGGGTAGCAGTTTCACTTGTTTGGAAATGGTTGTTCAATCCAACGTATGGTCTGATTAATTACTTCTTGTCTTTAATTGGTATTGTAGGGCCGAACTGGTTGACTGATCCGCAAACGGCGATGATTGCTGTCATTATTACGAGTGCATGGAAAGATATTGGTTTTGTAATGGTGCTATTTTTGGGCGGGTTACAAAATATTTCTCCATCTTATTATGAAGCAGCTAATATGGACGGCGCATCAAAACTTCGCCAGTTATTTTCCATTACTATTCCATTGCTTACACCAACCACATTCTTTGTGACGATAATTTCGCTAATCAACTCATTCCAGGTGTTTGACCAGGTGATGATTATGACAGAAGGTGGTCCAAGTGGAGCAACGATGACACTCGTTCAAAATATTTACAATCACGCATTTAGATACTTTGAAATGGGCTATGCCTCCGCGATGAGTTGGATCTTGTTTATTGTTATTTTCATCATTACAATTATTCAAAATAAACTTCAAAAAAGGTGGTCCAATTACTAA
- a CDS encoding DUF1214 domain-containing protein, giving the protein MDVNLQVNAETVKESYVYLLSRYLVLRQENFDIKQDKIPYNVLKHNTIAPADANFVNPNFDVVYSETWLAVDDNHAVILEVPEIKERYYTVQLLDGWGEVVTNINERNYPEHPFGKFAFIKKGTNPVVPDDAIKIELPAEKVKLLLRVEQKGDPEGAVKLQKQFKLDAPTGIEIQEPLEIPPFTNAAFLMEEIYDNLETVLASYPDKMPKAPEFQAKARKVAEYIALGDEQRAEVKNLIIKEAIPYFLAGAKGFGTQKGGWSVTYVAGAFENDILARSIIDFGGLWANTIDEALYFIGQTDSNKEMLSGDNTYKIHFTKEALPEKLVNSFWSITMYSVPDYHVIPNKLNKFSINNYSDTKLNDDGSLTLYLAPEQPAGVKEGNWLPSEKGKDFSLNFRLYVAKQEVLEGKVFLPPLERI; this is encoded by the coding sequence ATGGATGTAAACCTACAAGTAAATGCAGAAACTGTCAAAGAATCTTATGTTTATTTATTGTCACGTTATCTCGTTTTACGGCAAGAAAATTTTGATATTAAGCAAGATAAAATACCTTATAATGTGTTGAAACATAATACAATCGCACCAGCCGACGCCAATTTTGTTAATCCTAATTTCGATGTTGTTTACTCTGAAACATGGCTTGCTGTTGACGATAATCATGCAGTTATACTAGAAGTTCCAGAAATCAAAGAACGTTATTACACGGTACAGCTTTTAGATGGTTGGGGCGAAGTAGTGACGAATATAAATGAACGGAATTATCCAGAGCATCCATTTGGCAAATTTGCCTTTATCAAAAAAGGTACCAATCCAGTTGTCCCTGATGACGCCATAAAAATTGAATTGCCTGCTGAAAAAGTGAAACTACTTCTTCGGGTAGAGCAAAAGGGGGATCCGGAAGGCGCTGTAAAACTACAAAAACAATTCAAGTTAGATGCGCCAACGGGCATTGAAATTCAAGAGCCACTTGAAATACCACCTTTTACCAATGCAGCTTTCCTAATGGAAGAAATTTACGATAATTTAGAAACAGTTTTAGCAAGCTACCCAGATAAAATGCCGAAAGCACCAGAGTTTCAAGCAAAAGCAAGAAAGGTAGCAGAATATATCGCACTTGGAGATGAACAAAGAGCGGAAGTGAAAAATTTAATTATTAAAGAAGCAATTCCTTACTTCCTAGCTGGAGCGAAGGGATTTGGAACACAAAAAGGTGGTTGGTCTGTTACATATGTTGCTGGAGCGTTTGAAAATGATATTTTAGCACGTAGTATCATTGATTTTGGCGGATTATGGGCAAATACCATTGACGAAGCACTATATTTCATTGGTCAAACAGATTCAAATAAAGAAATGCTAAGTGGAGATAATACCTATAAAATCCATTTTACAAAAGAAGCGTTACCTGAGAAATTAGTAAATAGCTTTTGGTCGATTACGATGTATAGTGTTCCAGACTATCACGTTATTCCCAATAAGTTAAATAAATTCAGTATAAATAATTATTCTGATACGAAATTAAATGACGATGGAAGTCTAACACTATATCTAGCACCTGAACAACCTGCTGGAGTTAAAGAAGGAAACTGGCTGCCAAGCGAAAAAGGAAAAGATTTCTCGCTGAACTTCAGATTATATGTAGCAAAACAAGAGGTACTTGAGGGCAAGGTGTTTTTACCTCCGCTTGAACGTATTTAA
- a CDS encoding carbohydrate ABC transporter permease, translating to MKTEKSGSPKWRLFKNILTYVIICLGGIIMIMPFIWMISTAFKTGAANMTLPPQFIPEDPTTANFTQVFEMFPMFRFLINSVFVAIVTTLGQMLFCSMAAYAFARIPFWGRDKLFLLYLATMMVPAQVTMIPQFILMKQFGWLDSYAGLIVPALFSVFGTFLLRQAFMGIPKELEEAAFMDGANHFTIFRKVILPLAKPTFATLGILTFMQSWNSYLWPLIVTSSQEMATLPLGLSLLQGRYGTNFGLMMAGVLISVIPILAVYLFAQKYFIQGMAMSGMKE from the coding sequence ATGAAAACAGAAAAAAGTGGTTCACCAAAATGGCGACTATTTAAAAATATTTTAACTTATGTCATTATCTGCCTTGGTGGGATAATTATGATTATGCCATTTATCTGGATGATCTCGACCGCATTCAAGACAGGTGCAGCAAATATGACATTACCACCCCAATTTATTCCTGAAGATCCAACAACGGCGAACTTCACTCAAGTATTTGAAATGTTCCCAATGTTCCGGTTTTTAATTAACTCTGTATTTGTTGCGATTGTAACGACACTTGGACAAATGTTGTTTTGTTCGATGGCCGCATACGCTTTCGCTCGTATCCCATTCTGGGGCAGAGACAAATTATTTTTACTTTATCTTGCAACAATGATGGTTCCGGCCCAAGTAACCATGATTCCTCAATTTATTTTGATGAAACAGTTTGGATGGTTAGATTCTTATGCAGGACTTATCGTACCGGCACTATTCAGCGTATTTGGAACATTTCTATTACGTCAAGCATTTATGGGCATTCCGAAAGAACTTGAAGAAGCTGCATTCATGGATGGAGCTAACCACTTTACGATTTTCCGCAAAGTTATTTTACCGCTTGCGAAACCGACTTTTGCCACACTCGGAATTTTGACATTTATGCAGTCTTGGAACAGTTATTTATGGCCATTAATCGTCACAAGCTCACAAGAAATGGCTACGCTACCTTTAGGACTATCGCTTTTACAAGGTAGATATGGAACAAATTTCGGTTTGATGATGGCGGGAGTGCTTATCAGTGTTATCCCGATTTTAGCAGTCTACCTTTTTGCTCAAAAATATTTCATTCAAGGAATGGCAATGAGCGGAATGAAAGAATAA
- the metG gene encoding methionine--tRNA ligase, translating to MVLPEEKNTFYITTPIYYPSGKAHIGHAYTTVAGDAMARYKRLKGYDVFYLTGTDEHGQKIQAKAKERGISEQEYVDEIAEGFQELWKKLEISNTDFIRTTQDRHKTSVAKIFEQLVEQGDIYLGEYEGWYSVSDEEYFTETQLEEVYKDENGKVIGGKAPSGNEVELVKEESYFFRMSKYADRLVEYYNSHPEFILPESRKNEMINNFIKPGLEDLAVSRTTFDWGIKVPGNPKHVVYVWIDALSNYITALGYNTDNDTKFQKYWPADVQIVGKEIVRFHTIYWPIMLMALDLPLPKMVFGHGWILMKDGKMSKSKGNVVDPYMLIDRYGLDALRYYLLREVPFGSDGLFTPEDFVDRVNYDLANDLGNLLNRTVAMINKYFDGEIPAYQGKVTPFDKTLVDFKNSVVLDYEKSMDHMQFSVALNQLWSLISRTNKYIDETAPWAIAKEEEKRAELASVMTHLAENLRIIAVLLQPFLTRTPGEIFLQLGLQEENLKKWDSIYGYGEIPAGTTVVKKGTPIFPRLDAKEEVAFIQDEMKGSAPAPSEATAEVDALETPQIGIEDFDKVDLRVAEVKQVEKVKKADKLLCFQLDLGEGKLRQVLSGIAEFYEPEDLIGKKVIVVSNLKPVKLRGLMSEGMILSGEKDGKLSIIEASSTLPNGAKVK from the coding sequence ATTGTGTTGCCTGAAGAGAAAAATACTTTTTACATTACAACACCAATCTATTATCCAAGCGGAAAAGCACACATCGGACATGCTTATACGACAGTTGCGGGGGACGCAATGGCTCGCTACAAACGCTTAAAAGGATATGATGTGTTTTACTTAACTGGAACGGATGAACATGGTCAAAAAATCCAAGCTAAAGCAAAAGAACGCGGTATTTCTGAACAAGAATACGTGGATGAAATTGCAGAAGGCTTCCAAGAGCTTTGGAAAAAACTAGAAATTTCCAACACAGACTTTATTCGTACAACACAAGACCGTCATAAAACATCTGTTGCGAAAATTTTTGAACAGCTTGTCGAACAAGGAGACATTTACTTAGGTGAATATGAAGGTTGGTATTCTGTTTCTGATGAAGAATACTTTACTGAAACGCAATTAGAAGAAGTATATAAAGATGAGAACGGCAAAGTCATCGGCGGAAAAGCTCCTAGTGGAAATGAAGTGGAACTTGTTAAAGAAGAGTCTTACTTTTTCCGTATGAGTAAATACGCGGATCGTTTAGTAGAGTATTACAATTCGCATCCGGAATTTATTTTACCAGAATCAAGAAAAAATGAAATGATAAATAACTTCATCAAACCAGGTTTGGAAGATTTAGCAGTATCTAGAACCACTTTTGACTGGGGAATTAAAGTTCCTGGCAATCCAAAACATGTGGTTTACGTATGGATTGATGCGCTTTCTAACTATATTACGGCGCTTGGTTACAATACCGATAATGATACGAAGTTCCAAAAGTACTGGCCGGCAGATGTCCAAATTGTTGGAAAAGAAATTGTTCGTTTCCATACGATTTATTGGCCAATTATGTTGATGGCACTAGATTTACCACTTCCAAAAATGGTATTTGGTCATGGTTGGATTTTGATGAAAGATGGTAAAATGTCGAAGTCAAAAGGAAATGTAGTAGATCCATATATGTTGATTGATCGTTATGGTCTTGATGCGCTTCGTTATTATTTATTACGTGAAGTTCCATTTGGTTCAGATGGTTTATTCACACCTGAAGACTTTGTTGACCGAGTGAATTACGATCTTGCTAATGACCTAGGAAACTTGCTAAATCGTACGGTTGCAATGATTAACAAATATTTTGATGGAGAAATTCCTGCTTATCAAGGGAAGGTGACGCCATTTGATAAAACCTTAGTTGATTTCAAAAATAGTGTCGTTCTTGACTATGAGAAAAGCATGGATCATATGCAGTTTTCTGTAGCACTTAATCAGCTTTGGTCCCTTATTTCCCGAACAAATAAATATATCGATGAAACAGCTCCATGGGCTATTGCGAAAGAGGAAGAAAAACGTGCAGAATTAGCGAGTGTCATGACTCATTTAGCAGAAAACTTACGAATTATCGCTGTTCTTTTGCAACCATTCTTGACAAGAACTCCTGGTGAAATCTTCTTACAGCTTGGTTTACAAGAAGAAAACTTGAAGAAATGGGATAGCATTTATGGCTACGGAGAAATCCCTGCTGGAACAACTGTAGTGAAAAAAGGAACGCCAATTTTCCCAAGATTAGATGCAAAAGAAGAAGTAGCCTTCATTCAAGACGAAATGAAAGGTTCAGCACCAGCACCATCTGAGGCAACAGCTGAAGTGGATGCACTTGAAACTCCGCAAATTGGCATTGAAGACTTCGATAAAGTAGATCTCCGAGTTGCTGAAGTGAAACAAGTGGAAAAAGTGAAAAAAGCCGACAAACTACTTTGTTTCCAATTAGATCTAGGTGAAGGTAAGTTACGCCAAGTACTTTCTGGTATCGCAGAATTTTACGAACCAGAAGACTTAATTGGCAAAAAAGTAATCGTTGTTTCCAATTTGAAGCCAGTAAAACTTCGCGGGCTTATGAGCGAAGGGATGATTCTTTCTGGTGAGAAAGATGGAAAACTTAGCATTATTGAAGCAAGCAGTACCCTTCCAAATGGTGCAAAAGTAAAATAA